A genomic window from Streptomyces mirabilis includes:
- a CDS encoding purine-nucleoside phosphorylase, with protein sequence MNASLLPDDIQGDPHAAADAAATRLRELTGAETHDVALVMGSGWAPAVDALGTPEAEFQVTELPGFPPPAVEGHGGKIRSYKVGDKRALVFLGRTHYYEGRGVAAVAHGVRTAVAAGCKTIVLTNGCGGLRADMRPGQPVLISDHINLTATSPIVGANFVDLTDLYSPRLRALCKEVDPTLEEGVYAQFTGPHYETPAEIRMARVLGADLVGMSTVLEAIAAREAGAEVLGISLVTNLAAGMTGEPLNHEEVLQAGRDSATRMGSLLTQVLDRL encoded by the coding sequence GTGAACGCATCTCTTCTTCCGGACGACATCCAGGGCGACCCCCACGCCGCCGCCGACGCCGCCGCCACCCGCCTGCGGGAGCTCACGGGCGCCGAGACCCACGACGTCGCGCTCGTGATGGGCTCCGGCTGGGCTCCGGCCGTGGACGCCCTCGGCACCCCCGAGGCCGAGTTCCAGGTCACCGAGCTGCCCGGGTTCCCCCCGCCGGCGGTCGAGGGGCACGGCGGCAAGATCCGCTCGTACAAGGTCGGTGACAAGCGGGCCCTGGTCTTCCTCGGCCGCACCCACTACTACGAGGGCCGCGGGGTCGCCGCCGTCGCGCACGGCGTGCGTACCGCCGTCGCCGCGGGCTGCAAGACCATCGTGCTCACGAACGGCTGCGGTGGCCTGCGCGCGGACATGCGCCCCGGCCAGCCGGTGCTGATCAGCGACCACATCAACCTGACGGCGACGTCCCCGATCGTCGGGGCGAACTTCGTCGACCTGACCGACCTGTACTCGCCGCGGCTGCGCGCCCTCTGCAAGGAGGTCGACCCCACCCTGGAGGAGGGCGTCTACGCGCAGTTCACCGGGCCGCACTACGAGACGCCGGCCGAGATCCGGATGGCTCGTGTCCTCGGCGCGGACCTCGTCGGCATGTCGACGGTTCTCGAGGCGATCGCGGCGCGTGAGGCCGGTGCGGAGGTCCTCGGCATCTCCCTCGTCACCAACCTCGCCGCCGGTATGACGGGCGAGCCTCTCAACCACGAGGAGGTCCTCCAGGCGGGCCGCGACTCCGCGACCCGCATGGGCTCCCTGCTCACCCAGGTCCTGGACCGCCTGTAG